In Candidatus Nitronauta litoralis, one DNA window encodes the following:
- a CDS encoding methionine adenosyltransferase translates to MSSGNFLFTSESVSEGHPDKISDQVSDAILDGFLAQDPLSRVACETLITTGMVMVSGEITSKGSFEVPKLIRKVISDIGYTSSDMGFDSETCAVLVTLDEQSPDIAQGVDDDKKEQGAGDQGMMFGYASNETKELMPMPILYAHKLVQKMAELRKKKKLKYLRPDSKSQVSVRYENGKPVCIETVVISTQHDPDVSQKKIKKEITEQVINKVIPKGFQAKKMKVHVNPTGRFVIGGPLGDCGLTGRKIIVDTYGGFSRHGGGAFSGKDSSKVDRSAAYMSRYIAKNVVAAKLADRCEVQLAYAIGVADPVSVFVETFGTHHVDPTKIEGAIRSNFDLKPAGIIKTLELRKPRFRETAAYGHFGRSGKAFTWEQTNKAAALKKYFGG, encoded by the coding sequence ATGAGCTCAGGCAATTTTCTTTTCACATCAGAGTCCGTTTCAGAGGGACACCCCGACAAAATTTCAGACCAGGTATCCGATGCCATTCTCGATGGATTTCTGGCCCAGGATCCGTTATCCCGAGTAGCTTGCGAGACCTTGATCACCACCGGGATGGTCATGGTGTCGGGTGAAATCACCTCCAAAGGGAGCTTTGAAGTTCCCAAGTTGATACGAAAGGTCATTAGCGACATTGGCTACACCAGCTCAGACATGGGTTTTGACAGTGAAACCTGCGCCGTCCTGGTCACTCTGGACGAACAGTCCCCTGACATTGCCCAAGGCGTTGATGATGACAAAAAAGAGCAGGGCGCAGGCGATCAGGGAATGATGTTCGGCTATGCCAGTAACGAGACCAAGGAACTGATGCCCATGCCAATTCTCTATGCACACAAACTTGTGCAGAAAATGGCAGAACTTAGAAAGAAAAAGAAACTGAAATACCTGCGGCCGGATAGTAAATCACAGGTTTCGGTCCGTTACGAAAACGGCAAACCGGTCTGCATTGAAACGGTGGTTATCTCAACCCAGCACGATCCGGATGTGTCCCAAAAGAAAATCAAAAAGGAGATCACCGAACAGGTGATCAACAAAGTGATTCCAAAAGGATTTCAAGCCAAAAAAATGAAAGTCCACGTCAACCCAACCGGTCGTTTTGTCATTGGTGGCCCCCTGGGTGACTGCGGGCTGACTGGCCGGAAAATAATTGTCGACACATACGGTGGGTTTTCACGACACGGTGGAGGAGCATTCTCAGGAAAAGACTCATCCAAAGTTGATCGTTCAGCAGCTTATATGAGTCGTTATATTGCAAAAAATGTGGTGGCAGCCAAACTTGCGGATCGTTGCGAAGTTCAGTTGGCTTATGCTATTGGGGTTGCAGATCCGGTATCCGTTTTTGTCGAAACCTTTGGCACACACCATGTGGACCCGACAAAAATCGAAGGTGCCATTCGCTCTAACTTTGATTTGAAACCTGCTGGAATCATTAAAACCCTTGAGCTTAGAAAACCGCGCTTTCGGGAAACAGCAGCTTATGGTCATTTTGGACGCTCCGGAAAAGCTTTCACATGGGAGCAGACCAACAAAGCCGCAGCATTAAAAAAATATTTTGGGGGTTAA
- a CDS encoding response regulator, giving the protein MTNEVKILVVEDNVTTRLYIKRILKKLGYEKVMAVDDGETALLELKLTQFDMIISDWDMPNLNGLDFLKALRKRPKFRKIPFLMVTAEKEVSKIQKALRLGVDNYVVKPFQPGHLKSKITELLNDSSGAPAEE; this is encoded by the coding sequence ATGACAAATGAAGTGAAAATTCTAGTAGTGGAAGACAATGTCACTACCCGGCTCTATATTAAAAGAATTTTGAAAAAGCTGGGCTATGAAAAGGTGATGGCTGTAGACGATGGAGAGACGGCCTTGTTGGAGCTAAAGTTGACACAATTCGATATGATTATTTCTGATTGGGATATGCCGAACCTGAACGGGCTGGATTTTTTAAAAGCGCTTCGAAAAAGGCCGAAATTCAGAAAAATTCCTTTCCTGATGGTTACTGCTGAAAAGGAAGTTTCAAAAATTCAAAAGGCGCTTCGTCTGGGAGTGGACAACTATGTTGTAAAGCCATTCCAGCCAGGCCACCTGAAGAGTAAGATCACGGAATTGCTGAACGACTCTTCAGGAGCTCCGGCCGAAGAATAA
- a CDS encoding class I SAM-dependent methyltransferase → MSGSLYKDYWRFGFKTRLYDLMSPWGYIQSIRSSVEHLKIVPGDRILDVGCGTGGALPFIIPFLFSGECEYYGVDILSEGLKVAKGKAGKFARNKKAKFIKTNITEPLPFDAGSVSKALAHFSVYTLSNRKERLAAWRGIYAVLEPGGMLVAANPALSYDPKTIIQDSMLNVKKEEGIGAFLFARIFYPFTRRMGLEHIKRQLDRNIWHAYSLEDFKEELEETGFIFLKSERVYCDSGLLIAVEKNSL, encoded by the coding sequence ATGTCGGGTTCCCTATACAAAGATTATTGGAGATTTGGATTCAAAACCCGTCTGTATGATTTAATGTCTCCCTGGGGATATATCCAATCGATTAGATCCAGTGTGGAGCATCTGAAAATTGTTCCGGGTGATCGAATATTGGATGTGGGCTGTGGGACAGGGGGGGCTTTGCCATTTATAATTCCGTTTTTGTTTAGTGGGGAGTGTGAGTACTACGGGGTTGATATTCTTTCTGAAGGGCTAAAGGTGGCCAAAGGAAAAGCTGGGAAATTTGCCAGAAATAAAAAGGCAAAGTTCATAAAAACCAATATTACCGAGCCGCTTCCTTTTGATGCCGGTTCGGTTTCAAAAGCTCTGGCACATTTTAGTGTTTATACTCTAAGCAATAGAAAAGAACGGCTTGCCGCCTGGCGCGGTATATACGCTGTTTTGGAACCCGGCGGAATGCTGGTGGCTGCCAATCCGGCGTTGTCATACGATCCCAAAACAATAATTCAGGATAGTATGTTAAACGTTAAAAAGGAGGAAGGTATTGGCGCCTTTTTATTCGCCAGGATTTTTTATCCATTTACCAGGCGAATGGGATTGGAACATATCAAACGCCAGCTTGATAGAAATATATGGCATGCATATTCGCTTGAGGATTTTAAAGAGGAATTAGAGGAAACCGGGTTTATCTTCTTGAAGAGCGAGAGGGTGTATTGTGATTCCGGATTGTTGATCGCTGTTGAAAAAAACAGTCTTTAG
- a CDS encoding Rieske (2Fe-2S) protein, with product MKYVKIFEEGELQPGKSAIIQREGEEIAVFNYKGKYFAMCNKCPHKGAPLGEGRIEEGVLICPNHEWRFDVNTGDCPQNPELRVEVHPVRVHKGIVRLGVPDVDSKAVKGAAVGKEEKKVPSGLKVTIPTIQKPINHDETL from the coding sequence TTGAAGTATGTGAAGATATTTGAAGAAGGTGAGCTTCAGCCGGGTAAATCTGCGATTATCCAGCGTGAAGGTGAAGAGATCGCAGTCTTCAATTACAAAGGCAAATACTTTGCGATGTGCAATAAATGTCCTCACAAAGGTGCGCCTCTTGGGGAAGGCAGGATTGAAGAGGGTGTACTCATCTGCCCGAATCACGAATGGCGTTTTGATGTGAATACCGGGGACTGTCCTCAAAACCCTGAGCTGAGGGTTGAGGTTCATCCGGTAAGGGTCCACAAGGGTATTGTGAGGCTTGGTGTTCCGGATGTGGATAGTAAAGCGGTTAAGGGTGCGGCTGTTGGCAAAGAAGAGAAAAAAGTGCCTTCAGGACTTAAAGTAACGATCCCGACCATTCAGAAACCGATTAACCACGACGAAACCCTTTAG
- the tig gene encoding trigger factor yields the protein MELKVEEIDQVRRKLLIKVPEDVVSDKVKKSYQKMNQQVKMPGFRPGKIPMKILEKQVPLEAMTQLWQDLMQEYYEKALADSGIVPAGPPEIDHDDIKGVKKDEPFSFSVLVDIKPDTKFKDYKGIKIKKYEHSVTEAELQASIDKHLEQFGTFEIMDESHKAEAGDFVVMDFEGFFEGDPLDNGSARDYPVKIGDKKMIPGFEDQLIGHTCNEEFDVRVKLPENWNNKVRRVSMPIPGKDQDQNQDMADFKVKIKEIKKQVLPELTDELVQGQGEDSVKSFKAKLRAQIQGMKDQTEEMKLKQDIFDQLVENNDITVPESMVKQEIKFMIEGAKYQIMQSGMSLEDSGFDESQAEKEWNPRATHNAKGYLILDGIANQENIHVSQEDMDEEYNRLAQETGKKVEDVKERLFANAENMNQTTQRVRGQKTLNFIYSHCEFEYVKSDKEKADAEIAQS from the coding sequence ATGGAACTCAAAGTCGAAGAAATTGATCAGGTACGGAGAAAGCTTTTAATCAAAGTGCCGGAAGATGTGGTCTCTGATAAGGTCAAAAAATCCTACCAGAAAATGAACCAGCAGGTGAAGATGCCTGGGTTCCGTCCCGGAAAGATTCCGATGAAAATCCTGGAGAAGCAGGTTCCGCTGGAGGCGATGACTCAGTTGTGGCAGGACCTGATGCAGGAATACTATGAAAAAGCGCTTGCAGACTCCGGTATTGTGCCCGCTGGACCTCCTGAAATCGATCACGATGATATCAAGGGAGTGAAAAAGGACGAACCTTTTTCATTTTCAGTTCTGGTCGATATCAAACCGGATACCAAGTTCAAGGATTACAAGGGAATCAAGATAAAAAAGTACGAGCATTCTGTGACCGAGGCAGAGCTGCAAGCCTCGATTGATAAGCACCTGGAGCAGTTTGGTACTTTTGAAATCATGGATGAAAGTCATAAAGCAGAAGCAGGCGACTTCGTGGTCATGGATTTTGAAGGTTTCTTTGAAGGGGATCCTCTCGACAATGGAAGTGCACGCGATTATCCGGTCAAGATTGGTGACAAGAAAATGATTCCGGGGTTTGAGGATCAATTGATTGGGCATACTTGTAATGAAGAGTTTGATGTAAGAGTGAAGTTACCAGAAAACTGGAATAACAAGGTGCGTCGCGTGAGCATGCCCATTCCAGGTAAGGATCAGGACCAGAATCAGGATATGGCAGACTTTAAGGTGAAAATAAAGGAAATCAAGAAGCAGGTGCTGCCGGAATTGACCGACGAATTGGTTCAGGGGCAGGGTGAAGATTCTGTTAAGTCCTTCAAAGCTAAACTGAGGGCACAAATACAGGGAATGAAGGATCAGACAGAAGAAATGAAGTTAAAACAGGATATTTTTGATCAACTTGTTGAGAATAACGATATCACCGTGCCGGAATCGATGGTCAAGCAGGAAATCAAGTTTATGATTGAGGGTGCCAAATACCAGATAATGCAATCCGGTATGTCGCTTGAGGACTCCGGGTTTGATGAAAGTCAGGCAGAGAAAGAATGGAATCCCCGCGCTACCCATAATGCAAAGGGTTATTTGATTCTGGATGGTATTGCAAACCAGGAAAATATCCATGTTTCCCAAGAAGATATGGATGAGGAGTATAATCGACTTGCACAGGAGACCGGAAAAAAAGTAGAAGATGTGAAGGAGCGACTATTTGCCAACGCTGAAAATATGAACCAGACAACGCAAAGGGTCCGCGGGCAAAAAACATTGAATTTTATTTATTCCCATTGTGAGTTTGAATACGTTAAATCAGATAAAGAAAAAGCGGATGCAGAAATAGCGCAGTCGTAA
- the ispG gene encoding (E)-4-hydroxy-3-methylbut-2-enyl-diphosphate synthase, protein MTESNKKKRSTRQVKIGSLTIGGDSPIAVQSMTATRTQDLEATGRQIEILEKAGADVIRIAVDSKEDVEALKKLRESTDAVLSVDLQENYLLAPEVAPLVDKIRYNPGHLWHLQKEKPIREKVQFIVDAAKKNNCAIRIGVNCGSVDPDYKSRFPDDSVQSMVESAVDHCAMLDEMGFVNYCVSLKDSDSEKVIEANKRFSERRPDVPLHLGVTEAGLPPEGIIKTRIAFEQLVSSGIGDTIRVSLTLPDDDKGEEIEVGRQILKDIEEGRFRSVPKNFLEGLNIIACPSCSRVENGKFVELAQDVRKITEYAEQYKITIAVMGCRVNGPGETDDADLGLWCGPSYVNLKKGEESLGAFPYDEILNKLRNELDKIIEDRFGNVPSRVS, encoded by the coding sequence ATGACTGAATCCAATAAAAAGAAACGCAGTACCCGTCAAGTAAAAATTGGAAGCCTGACCATTGGAGGTGATTCACCGATCGCCGTCCAATCGATGACCGCTACCCGAACACAGGACCTGGAAGCCACAGGCCGGCAGATCGAAATTCTGGAAAAAGCCGGTGCCGATGTGATTCGAATTGCCGTAGACAGCAAGGAAGATGTGGAGGCTCTCAAAAAATTAAGAGAAAGCACGGATGCTGTCCTGTCGGTAGATCTTCAGGAAAACTATCTCCTCGCTCCCGAAGTGGCTCCTCTTGTTGATAAAATCCGTTATAACCCCGGGCACCTTTGGCATCTTCAAAAGGAAAAACCGATACGCGAAAAAGTGCAGTTTATTGTTGATGCTGCCAAAAAGAATAATTGCGCCATCCGGATTGGCGTCAACTGCGGTTCAGTTGATCCGGACTACAAAAGCCGTTTCCCCGATGATTCGGTGCAGTCCATGGTGGAAAGTGCAGTAGACCATTGTGCCATGCTGGATGAAATGGGTTTTGTGAATTACTGCGTTAGCCTCAAGGACTCTGATTCTGAAAAAGTGATTGAAGCCAATAAGCGTTTTTCTGAAAGGCGTCCCGATGTACCGCTTCACCTCGGGGTTACAGAGGCCGGGTTGCCTCCAGAGGGAATCATCAAAACGCGGATTGCCTTCGAGCAATTGGTTTCTTCTGGAATCGGTGACACCATACGAGTTTCTCTGACGTTGCCTGATGATGACAAGGGCGAAGAAATCGAAGTCGGTCGGCAGATTTTAAAGGATATTGAAGAGGGGCGTTTTCGCTCGGTTCCAAAAAACTTCCTTGAAGGGCTTAACATCATAGCCTGTCCCAGTTGTTCTCGTGTAGAAAACGGAAAATTTGTGGAGCTGGCACAGGATGTAAGGAAAATTACGGAATATGCAGAGCAATATAAAATCACCATAGCCGTCATGGGTTGCAGGGTAAATGGCCCGGGCGAAACGGATGACGCCGACCTGGGGCTCTGGTGTGGCCCATCCTACGTTAACTTGAAGAAGGGGGAGGAGTCGCTGGGCGCTTTTCCCTACGATGAAATCCTGAATAAACTGAGGAATGAACTGGACAAGATCATTGAAGACCGGTTTGGAAATGTTCCAAGCCGAGTTTCTTGA
- a CDS encoding ABC transporter substrate-binding protein, which translates to MKRISTLILLTVTLMAAYVQAAPGTHGLSLYGPKGLKYGPNEPYPYANPEAPKGGRLVLAQFGAFTKLNPLSLKGVPAAGLGQLVFETPMDGSFSDEEPFSQYGHLVESVELAEDRMSMVYHIHPEAKFSDGHPVTAEDFVFSWELIKDPEYHPMYKQYFKDIKHVEALDEHSVKYTFAILNQELPLITGQMSILPKHVYGQTGKKFGSDFDEMAVGSGPYVIDKFEFGKFITYKRNPNWWAKNLAKNKGRYNWNEVTWRVYLDQVAMREALKGGDYDADQIASSRDWALDFKGPFIKKGYYLKKELTHTRVSGMQGFAFNTRKPIFKSRKVRAALALAFDFEWSNTNLFYGQYTRQDCYFDNDPEMKATGLPKGKVKKLLADLKEKYPKHVPKTVFTKPVGAPGQGQPTSKNIALAKKLLDSAGWKVGKDGIRTKGKDRMSFTIILASPQFERIVEPYKNNLKKIGVEMKIKVVQVAQYEERLREFKFDMIVASYGQSRSPGNEQRDMWKSDAADQLGSRNYAGIKNPAVDELVEKLIAATTREDLVAAIQALDRLLTHHFFIVPHWYISYDRVIHWNKFSGPENYASRSGFLRTLLEWWWWDEDKATRLAKAMKSGEAL; encoded by the coding sequence ATGAAAAGGATTTCTACCCTTATCCTTCTGACTGTAACTCTTATGGCAGCCTATGTCCAAGCCGCACCGGGAACACACGGCTTATCGCTATATGGACCTAAAGGCCTCAAATATGGCCCAAACGAGCCTTACCCCTATGCCAACCCTGAAGCTCCCAAAGGAGGCCGGCTGGTTTTGGCTCAATTCGGAGCTTTCACAAAGCTCAATCCTCTTTCCTTGAAAGGTGTGCCAGCGGCAGGGTTGGGACAGCTCGTCTTTGAAACTCCAATGGACGGCTCCTTTTCGGACGAGGAACCCTTTTCTCAATATGGGCACCTGGTAGAGTCCGTCGAACTGGCAGAAGACAGAATGAGCATGGTTTACCACATCCACCCTGAAGCAAAATTTTCAGATGGACACCCTGTAACCGCAGAGGACTTTGTATTCTCATGGGAGTTGATAAAAGACCCGGAATATCACCCCATGTACAAGCAATATTTTAAAGACATCAAACACGTTGAAGCCTTGGATGAGCACAGCGTTAAATATACGTTTGCTATTCTCAATCAGGAATTGCCACTCATCACGGGACAAATGAGTATCCTGCCCAAACATGTTTATGGGCAAACAGGCAAAAAGTTTGGCTCGGATTTCGACGAGATGGCAGTGGGAAGCGGCCCCTATGTGATCGACAAGTTTGAATTCGGGAAATTCATCACTTACAAACGGAACCCCAACTGGTGGGCCAAGAACCTTGCAAAAAACAAGGGCCGCTATAACTGGAATGAAGTCACCTGGCGGGTTTACCTGGACCAGGTTGCCATGCGGGAAGCACTAAAAGGCGGGGATTACGATGCAGACCAGATTGCAAGTTCCCGCGACTGGGCACTGGATTTCAAAGGACCATTCATAAAAAAAGGCTACTACCTCAAAAAGGAACTAACCCACACTCGTGTTTCCGGTATGCAGGGCTTTGCCTTCAACACGCGCAAACCAATTTTTAAAAGCCGCAAGGTACGGGCAGCACTGGCTTTGGCGTTCGATTTTGAATGGAGCAACACGAATCTTTTTTACGGGCAATACACACGGCAGGATTGTTACTTCGATAACGATCCGGAAATGAAAGCGACCGGGCTTCCCAAAGGGAAGGTTAAAAAATTGCTAGCCGACCTAAAGGAAAAATACCCGAAGCATGTTCCCAAAACAGTTTTTACCAAGCCTGTAGGCGCACCTGGCCAAGGCCAACCAACATCCAAAAATATTGCACTCGCAAAAAAACTTCTCGACTCTGCCGGGTGGAAGGTTGGAAAAGATGGCATTCGCACTAAAGGCAAAGATCGAATGAGCTTTACAATTATCCTGGCGAGTCCGCAATTTGAACGAATCGTAGAGCCGTACAAAAACAATCTAAAAAAGATCGGTGTCGAAATGAAAATCAAGGTCGTGCAGGTTGCTCAGTACGAAGAGCGTTTGCGCGAGTTTAAATTCGATATGATCGTAGCGAGCTATGGTCAAAGCCGGTCACCCGGAAATGAGCAGCGTGATATGTGGAAAAGTGATGCAGCGGACCAGTTGGGTTCGCGTAATTATGCGGGAATCAAAAACCCCGCTGTTGATGAACTGGTCGAAAAACTCATCGCTGCCACAACACGCGAAGACCTTGTCGCGGCTATTCAGGCTCTCGATAGGCTACTGACCCATCATTTTTTTATTGTTCCTCACTGGTACATTTCTTACGATCGGGTCATCCATTGGAACAAGTTTTCCGGTCCAGAAAATTATGCCTCCCGAAGCGGTTTTTTGCGAACCCTGCTGGAGTGGTGGTGGTGGGATGAAGACAAAGCCACAAGACTCGCCAAAGCGATGAAAAGCGGGGAAGCTTTATAA
- a CDS encoding response regulator, whose product MAKILIVEDHNGTRVTLTRRLSKSGHEVTTVATGYDGVEKLREDDYDLVLLDFMMKGMNGIHTFEQMKEIRNDLPYIMVTAYAHSGLVKEFMGEGGADFIVKPFGEDFEERINLNLERHYGTTA is encoded by the coding sequence ATGGCAAAAATTCTGATTGTGGAAGATCACAATGGGACCCGGGTCACCCTGACACGTCGACTAAGTAAAAGTGGGCATGAAGTCACTACTGTTGCCACTGGTTATGATGGCGTCGAAAAGCTTCGCGAAGATGATTACGATCTGGTTCTTCTCGATTTTATGATGAAGGGTATGAACGGCATACACACGTTCGAGCAAATGAAAGAAATCCGCAACGACCTGCCATACATCATGGTCACCGCTTACGCCCACTCCGGCCTGGTTAAGGAGTTCATGGGAGAGGGAGGCGCTGACTTCATAGTTAAACCCTTCGGTGAAGATTTTGAAGAACGCATTAACCTGAACCTTGAGCGCCACTACGGCACTACGGCCTAA
- a CDS encoding Hsp20/alpha crystallin family protein — MNSSTLVPISLNRSGETISNEVERWLSSLFRGTGLFFDSHSEKTYGHEGSKTGTSHLTFAPRVDLAETDEMVHVIAELPGVAEKDIDVTFSEGILVLKGEKKPTLECENMHYHHKESICGKFYRRIILAKEVEEDKINASYANGVLSIKLPKTQKAKESVRKIPVQV; from the coding sequence ATGAACAGCTCTACCCTGGTCCCCATTTCTTTGAATAGAAGTGGTGAGACTATCTCCAATGAAGTGGAACGATGGTTGTCTTCCCTGTTTAGAGGGACGGGACTCTTTTTTGATTCACACAGTGAAAAAACATATGGTCATGAGGGTTCCAAAACCGGCACCAGCCATTTGACGTTTGCGCCCAGGGTTGACCTGGCGGAAACGGATGAAATGGTTCATGTAATTGCCGAACTTCCAGGTGTGGCTGAAAAGGATATCGACGTTACTTTTTCGGAAGGTATCCTTGTTCTGAAAGGTGAAAAGAAACCCACTCTGGAATGTGAAAATATGCATTATCACCACAAGGAATCCATTTGTGGAAAGTTCTATCGGCGAATTATTTTAGCTAAGGAAGTGGAAGAAGATAAAATTAATGCCTCTTACGCCAATGGGGTATTAAGCATCAAGCTTCCAAAAACACAAAAAGCAAAAGAAAGCGTGAGAAAGATTCCTGTCCAGGTTTAA
- a CDS encoding ABC transporter permease subunit, which produces MLSYIIRRLLLMIPTLIGILTITFIVIQFVPGGPIDQMKSLLRGHSGVIGEAGGGSSLTQSTNKAQEMDPRHFEALKRIYHLDRPLWERYLRTFLWYSPKEQSGTFTERFFNRDNWEGFLIFKFGDSFYRNKSVLQLIKEKLPVSVSLGVISFFTTYIACIILGIAKAVKSGTPFDTTSSFLVLIGYSTPGFVLGILFIVLLGPGDGAIAHWIPLSGLTSAGTPGYESWTLWEKFVDYLHHLAAPLLCFMIGSFATLTILTKNSIIEEMHKQYVLTARAKGLTEKRVLYKHVLKNALIPLITGFPIGFLAMFFTGSLLIEQIFSLNGLGLLSYEAVIQRDYPIVLGSLFIFSLLTLVGQLLTDISYVLIDRRITFDESQV; this is translated from the coding sequence ATGCTCAGTTACATCATCCGCCGACTTTTGTTAATGATTCCGACACTGATCGGAATCCTGACGATCACTTTCATCGTTATTCAATTTGTCCCAGGCGGTCCTATCGATCAGATGAAATCCCTGTTACGAGGGCATTCCGGCGTTATCGGTGAAGCCGGAGGCGGATCTTCCCTGACTCAGTCAACCAACAAAGCGCAGGAAATGGATCCCCGCCATTTTGAAGCACTCAAGCGAATCTATCATCTCGATCGTCCCCTCTGGGAACGCTATCTTCGTACCTTTCTCTGGTATTCACCCAAGGAACAAAGTGGTACATTCACGGAACGGTTCTTCAATCGTGACAACTGGGAAGGATTTCTCATCTTTAAATTCGGGGATTCTTTTTACAGGAACAAATCTGTCCTCCAGCTTATTAAAGAAAAACTGCCGGTTTCTGTTTCTCTCGGGGTTATCAGTTTTTTCACCACTTACATCGCCTGTATTATTCTTGGGATCGCCAAAGCGGTCAAAAGCGGAACCCCTTTTGATACTACCTCCAGCTTTCTAGTCCTGATAGGTTACAGTACCCCTGGCTTTGTACTTGGGATCCTGTTCATCGTTTTGCTTGGCCCGGGTGACGGTGCCATTGCACATTGGATACCTCTGTCCGGCCTGACCTCTGCCGGAACTCCAGGGTATGAAAGCTGGACCCTTTGGGAAAAGTTCGTCGACTATCTGCACCACCTGGCAGCGCCTCTCTTATGCTTCATGATCGGGAGTTTCGCCACGCTGACCATTCTCACAAAAAACTCTATCATTGAAGAAATGCACAAGCAGTACGTCCTGACCGCTCGTGCAAAAGGCCTGACCGAAAAAAGAGTTCTCTACAAACACGTTTTAAAAAATGCCCTGATCCCTTTAATCACAGGATTTCCCATAGGGTTCCTGGCTATGTTTTTTACAGGGTCACTTTTAATAGAACAGATCTTTTCATTAAACGGTCTCGGGCTACTTTCTTATGAAGCCGTCATTCAACGGGATTACCCTATTGTTCTCGGTTCGCTTTTTATTTTCTCCTTGTTGACGCTGGTGGGTCAATTATTGACCGATATCTCCTATGTGTTGATTGACCGCAGGATCACCTTTGATGAGTCACAAGTCTGA
- a CDS encoding ABC transporter permease subunit, whose protein sequence is MISKDLSLKLDRFKADRRAWYSFTILTFLFLISLPAELLCNIRPLVMTVDGKWYFPIAFTYSWKDFGGESPAEPDYKSREFIQLFGTTFDEQEQDSLPSPIQSTPEESAMSLDDFEEEFSTEESADESGGMGLNFGDFDETEEPTLFIIEMSDFDEDTNSEITDAAFSSTTTASKKQERDVWMLWPPIRYDYKYIPSESKAGQVALASPVETFSPHLEQTLPSSWVDGHYLGTDDRGRDVLARLIYGFRISMVFGLSLAITGTLIGCLLGGIQGYFGGWVDLIGQRLTEIWGSMPRLYILIILSALLTPSGLLLFMILNLTAWMGIAAYIRAEFLKSRNLEYVKAARALGVSNFSIMKNHILPNSLTPVITFFPFEVTAGILALVSLDFLNLGVPSPAPSIGELLAQGKTNLQALWILLPTFFVLTTTLTLLTFVGDGIRNAFDPKKSV, encoded by the coding sequence ATGATCAGCAAAGACCTTTCACTCAAACTGGATCGCTTTAAGGCAGACCGCCGAGCCTGGTACAGTTTCACAATACTCACCTTTTTATTTCTAATCTCCCTCCCGGCCGAACTTCTCTGCAATATCCGCCCCCTGGTGATGACGGTAGACGGGAAGTGGTATTTCCCCATTGCCTTTACCTACTCCTGGAAAGATTTTGGTGGAGAGAGCCCCGCAGAACCGGATTATAAATCCAGAGAATTCATCCAATTATTTGGCACTACTTTTGACGAGCAAGAGCAGGACTCATTACCCTCTCCTATTCAAAGCACACCTGAAGAATCTGCGATGTCCCTGGATGATTTTGAAGAAGAGTTTTCGACGGAAGAATCCGCAGATGAATCTGGGGGAATGGGGTTAAATTTCGGGGATTTTGACGAAACTGAAGAACCCACACTTTTCATCATTGAGATGTCAGACTTCGATGAAGATACCAACAGTGAAATTACCGATGCTGCCTTTTCTTCAACAACCACAGCATCCAAAAAGCAGGAGCGGGATGTCTGGATGCTGTGGCCACCCATCCGCTATGATTACAAATATATTCCATCCGAGAGTAAAGCGGGACAAGTCGCACTCGCATCTCCAGTCGAAACGTTTTCTCCGCATCTTGAACAGACTTTACCTTCCTCATGGGTAGACGGTCATTACCTCGGAACAGATGACCGGGGACGTGATGTGTTAGCCAGACTGATTTATGGATTCCGGATCTCCATGGTATTCGGTCTTTCGCTTGCGATTACCGGGACCCTTATTGGCTGCCTGCTGGGGGGTATTCAGGGATATTTCGGCGGCTGGGTGGATCTCATAGGTCAACGCCTGACCGAAATATGGGGATCCATGCCACGCCTTTACATCCTGATTATTTTGAGCGCGCTACTGACACCCTCCGGACTCCTTCTATTTATGATCCTCAACCTGACAGCCTGGATGGGTATCGCCGCGTATATTCGTGCAGAATTTTTGAAGAGCCGCAACCTTGAATACGTCAAAGCAGCCAGAGCTCTGGGGGTTTCCAACTTTTCAATCATGAAAAACCACATCCTCCCAAACTCACTCACACCAGTCATCACCTTTTTCCCCTTTGAAGTGACAGCCGGAATCCTGGCGCTTGTGAGTCTGGATTTTCTTAACCTTGGAGTCCCAAGTCCCGCTCCAAGCATTGGTGAATTACTGGCCCAGGGAAAAACCAATCTCCAGGCATTGTGGATTCTGCTGCCAACATTTTTTGTTTTGACCACGACCCTGACTTTGCTAACGTTTGTCGGCGATGGTATCCGAAATGCGTTCGATCCCAAAAAATCGGTATAA